Proteins from a single region of Bacteroidales bacterium:
- a CDS encoding peptidylprolyl isomerase, translating to MALIGKIRSYSWLLLAFIGVALLAFILGDFIRKGPKFSNTTDIGKIGSKTISYREFQQLVDEEEAIEKQRKGSEKLDYTKINEIKQKIWDDLVKKTLLYKEFDELGLAIEHDSKLGPSISAEELNDLIRGKNLHPYIQQLFTDPKTGQVNRANIDNIINNFDQMKPEQQDEWLRIEKSIREEKLSNKYQTLISKGIYITESQAKRSFEARNIFADFRFIALKYSDVNDNAVNVNEDEIKKYYEEHKKQYEQESSCSIEYVMFEVVPSADDTKKVVDDINELKPKFEQAKDAKTFVNENADSRYDSTFFAKGKLSPEIDTAMFNSKIGTFIGPIIDKNIYKLAKLLDKQERADSAKVCHILLAYKDAKGADPKVVTRSKTAAKAIADSIAKIVTKDTVKFKELALKLSDDPSNKEKGGALGWFKDGLMVKAFNEACMKGKKGDVKVVETDFGYHVIKIEDISPFQQKIQVAIVDRELKASDKTYKQIYAKASDFASKATTANDFDKTIKKEKLVPRTADDIKETDYSLPGLDAPREMVRWAYDEKTKVNDISSKIFDFEGKFIIAKLKQKHLKGIAPLEEVKTDVIAEIRKEKKAKVLAEKITKQITPGITIDQLAKKLNTNVDTATSISFSSFSIPKLGLETEIIGTAFGMKAKFLSKPIEGKAYVAVIYLDAINNSSQTKDFSQAKKMLYQYLSSRYSYEAYNAIQKNTNIIDNRLKFY from the coding sequence ATGGCATTAATAGGAAAAATTCGCAGTTACTCGTGGTTGTTGCTTGCATTCATCGGCGTGGCTTTGTTAGCATTCATTCTTGGTGATTTCATAAGAAAAGGACCAAAATTCTCAAATACAACCGATATTGGTAAAATTGGCAGCAAAACAATTTCATATCGAGAATTTCAACAGTTGGTGGATGAAGAAGAGGCAATTGAAAAACAAAGAAAAGGTTCCGAAAAACTGGACTATACCAAAATAAATGAAATAAAACAGAAAATATGGGATGATTTGGTGAAAAAAACATTATTGTATAAAGAATTTGATGAGCTTGGTCTTGCCATAGAACATGATTCAAAATTAGGACCATCGATAAGTGCTGAAGAACTCAACGATTTAATCAGGGGAAAGAATCTTCATCCTTATATTCAGCAGTTATTTACTGACCCTAAGACAGGTCAGGTTAATAGAGCCAATATTGATAACATAATTAATAATTTCGACCAAATGAAGCCCGAACAACAAGATGAATGGCTGCGAATTGAAAAAAGCATCAGAGAAGAAAAACTAAGCAATAAATATCAAACACTCATTTCAAAAGGCATTTATATAACCGAAAGTCAGGCAAAGAGAAGTTTTGAAGCACGAAATATATTTGCCGACTTCAGGTTTATTGCATTAAAATATTCTGATGTCAATGATAATGCTGTTAATGTGAATGAGGATGAAATAAAAAAATATTATGAAGAGCATAAAAAACAATATGAACAAGAATCTTCGTGCAGTATTGAGTATGTTATGTTTGAAGTGGTTCCGTCGGCCGATGATACAAAAAAAGTTGTGGATGATATAAACGAATTGAAACCTAAATTTGAACAGGCAAAAGATGCTAAAACATTTGTTAACGAAAATGCCGATTCGCGTTACGACAGCACTTTCTTTGCAAAAGGAAAACTATCACCTGAAATTGATACAGCAATGTTTAATTCAAAAATAGGAACATTCATAGGACCGATAATTGACAAAAACATATACAAGCTTGCGAAGTTACTCGACAAGCAGGAAAGAGCCGATTCTGCGAAAGTTTGTCATATACTGCTTGCTTATAAAGATGCAAAAGGGGCTGACCCAAAAGTTGTTACCCGCTCAAAAACTGCAGCAAAAGCCATAGCCGACAGCATAGCAAAAATCGTTACTAAAGATACAGTGAAATTCAAAGAACTTGCCTTAAAACTTTCCGACGACCCTTCAAATAAAGAAAAAGGAGGTGCGCTTGGCTGGTTCAAAGATGGTCTGATGGTTAAGGCATTTAATGAAGCATGTATGAAAGGTAAAAAAGGAGATGTGAAAGTTGTTGAAACAGATTTTGGTTATCATGTTATTAAAATTGAAGATATTTCGCCTTTCCAGCAGAAAATACAGGTTGCAATTGTTGACAGGGAATTGAAAGCAAGTGATAAAACATATAAACAGATTTATGCAAAAGCAAGTGATTTTGCATCAAAAGCCACTACAGCCAACGATTTTGACAAAACAATAAAAAAAGAAAAACTTGTTCCCAGAACTGCCGATGATATAAAAGAAACTGATTACTCTTTGCCTGGACTTGATGCACCAAGAGAAATGGTACGCTGGGCTTATGATGAAAAGACAAAAGTTAATGATATTTCCTCGAAGATATTTGATTTTGAAGGAAAATTCATTATTGCCAAATTAAAACAAAAACACTTGAAAGGTATTGCTCCGCTTGAAGAAGTTAAAACTGATGTCATAGCAGAAATAAGAAAAGAAAAGAAAGCAAAAGTTCTTGCTGAAAAAATAACAAAACAAATAACACCGGGAATTACTATTGACCAATTGGCAAAAAAGTTAAACACCAATGTTGATACTGCAACGAGCATATCGTTTTCTTCGTTCAGCATTCCTAAGCTTGGACTTGAAACTGAAATTATCGGCACAGCTTTCGGCATGAAAGCAAAATTCTTATCAAAACCAATTGAAGGGAAAGCTTATGTTGCGGTGATATATCTCGATGCTATCAACAATTCTTCACAAACAAAAGATTTCTCGCAAGCAAAGAAAATGTTGTATCAATACTTATCTTCGCGATATTCCTACGAAGCATATAATGCAATTCAAAAGAATACAAATATAATTGACAACCGGCTGAAGTTTTATTAA